In the genome of Streptomyces racemochromogenes, one region contains:
- a CDS encoding nucleotidyltransferase family protein, with translation MTETGPEPPQTTDDAAAFPAPPTQAVVLAGGQGTRLRPYTDDRPKPMVEIPGTGLPIIGHQLVWLAAEGVTDVVVSCGHLAEVLQEWLATAVLPLRVTTVVEEEPLGRGGGLKFAARGLPRPDGAWYATNGDVWTRFPLREMAAFHAEREAVATLALARPRMPWGVVETNEFGQVLDFIEAPPSPYPINAGVYVFAPGFASLLPDLGDHERTTFPRLARERRLAGFPLPQGAYWRAIDTAKDLTEAARELAAQGGV, from the coding sequence ATGACCGAGACCGGCCCCGAACCACCCCAAACCACCGATGACGCGGCCGCGTTCCCGGCCCCTCCCACCCAGGCTGTCGTCCTGGCGGGCGGGCAGGGGACGCGGCTGCGGCCGTATACGGACGACCGGCCGAAGCCGATGGTGGAGATCCCGGGTACCGGACTGCCCATCATCGGACACCAGTTGGTGTGGCTGGCGGCCGAGGGGGTGACCGATGTGGTGGTGTCGTGCGGGCACCTGGCGGAGGTGCTCCAGGAATGGCTGGCGACGGCCGTGCTGCCGCTGCGGGTGACGACGGTGGTGGAGGAGGAGCCGCTGGGGCGCGGCGGCGGGCTGAAGTTCGCGGCGCGCGGGCTGCCGCGGCCGGACGGGGCCTGGTACGCGACCAACGGGGACGTGTGGACGCGTTTCCCGCTGCGGGAGATGGCGGCGTTCCACGCGGAGCGCGAGGCGGTGGCGACGCTGGCGCTGGCGCGGCCGCGGATGCCGTGGGGGGTGGTGGAGACGAACGAGTTCGGGCAGGTGCTGGACTTCATCGAGGCCCCGCCGTCGCCCTATCCGATCAATGCCGGGGTGTACGTGTTCGCTCCCGGATTCGCCTCGCTGCTGCCGGACTTGGGGGACCACGAGCGGACGACGTTCCCGCGGCTGGCGCGGGAGCGGCGGCTGGCGGGCTTTCCGCTGCCGCAGGGGGCGTACTGGCGGGCGATCGACACGGCGAAGGACCTCACCGAGGCGGCGCGG